A segment of the Bradyrhizobium sp. CCBAU 53340 genome:
CGCCGCCTTGCGCCAGCGTGTCGGGGCTGCCGCGCAGCGCCGCGATGCCATCCCGCTTCAGCTGATCCAGCAGATTGTCGCCGACGCGGTTCCAGTCGCCTTGCACGGTACGCGCATATTGCTGAGCTTCGACGGTGCGGCGCCCCTGATAGTCGAACGCAGGTGCGATCACACAAGACGCCCAATGACGCGTGCTCAGGCAGGCCCCGAGCTCAGCCGCCCAGGCGCCGCGGAGCAGGCTGTCGACTTTCTTGTAGGCGATATCTCCGCCCTGAAGCAGCGGCGCCAGCCGAGCGACGATCTTGGCGCTTTCGGCCTTCGAACGCTCACGGGTGCCGCTGTCGATCGCCAGGCTCAGGGAATCTGACGCCGCGGGCGCACCTCCCCAGACGACGTCAAACGGTCCGCACAGGCCGACGAACTCCGCCGCGGTGTCAAGTGCACCAGTGAGATCGTCGGCAAGCATGCGAACGGTGGTCATCGTTGCGCCGCTCTCGAGCCAAACCCTAAGCGGCCGCAGCGAATGCCGCGGCATTCGCGAGTAGCTCTTTCAGTTGAGCCGCCGGCAAGGTCTCCAGCGGCGGCCGCAGACGCTGCCAGCCGGCGTGACCGGTGCGCTCGGCCATCAGTGCCTTCAGGGAGGGCATCTGCGCGAAGCGCGAGACCAGCTCACGAGCCTTGATGATGCGCGCCTGCGCAGCGGCAAGGGTTGCGTCGTCGTCACTGTCGCGGAAATGCCTGAAGACATAAGCGAGATCGCGCGCGACGAGGTTGGAGGTCGCGGTGATGCAGCCCGCGCCGCCCTTGCGCAGCAGCGGCAGCAGCAGCGGATCGGCGCCGGTCAGCACCGAGAAGCCCGGGAAACGCTCAACCATTGTGGTCATATTGGCGAAGTCGCCTGAGGAATCCTTGATACCGACGATCGTTGACGGGTAGGCCTTGCGCAGCCGCTCGATCAGCGCATGCGAGATCGGCTGCATCGACATCTGCGGGATGTGATAGAGCACGATCTTGAGCCTGCTATCGCCGATGCGCTGGATGATCTCATTGTAGGCAGCGTAGACGCCATCATCGC
Coding sequences within it:
- a CDS encoding dihydrodipicolinate synthase family protein; this translates as MSTSSLHPHGVFCAALTPLDAELAPDHARFVAHCRYLLDEGCDAIAMLGTTGEANSFSVAERTALLEAVIAGGIKPNQLLPGTGVVAFTETVALTRHALSVGVETVVMLPPFYYKNVSDDGVYAAYNEIIQRIGDSRLKIVLYHIPQMSMQPISHALIERLRKAYPSTIVGIKDSSGDFANMTTMVERFPGFSVLTGADPLLLPLLRKGGAGCITATSNLVARDLAYVFRHFRDSDDDATLAAAQARIIKARELVSRFAQMPSLKALMAERTGHAGWQRLRPPLETLPAAQLKELLANAAAFAAAA